One genomic region from Rhodoligotrophos appendicifer encodes:
- a CDS encoding lipopolysaccharide biosynthesis protein: protein MRTLLDTALKRLALGRILDPSAVLGGAFRVLVIRVIGAALAYLAMVMLIRWMGVAEFGIYSYVLSWATIVALLLPLGLNAGVLRFIPEYQERRFMGRLKGVISRSRLIVTLVSTLGAGILLLGVIGFRDSLPSAFVMPLIVSLACIPVFALMDLHESFARAFGWPALAYGPPYVLQPLIVLMAAGAFVFLGHRLDAAFAMAIMMAASALCLAWQMVSVQAGIRERLRGVKIRFHTRYWMAISVPMLLMEAFRALLEHTDIIMLGSFAEPETVAAYVASVRTAGLLGFVFFAIAAMAVPKIPEAHFAGGRKALQKLVSTIVAMIFLPSLLLGVALLVFGPWILTVFSPDFASAYPAMAIVICGYLFRAATGPVEYMLNLTGHQRECIWAYVAACVFNIAANLALIPSFGLMGAALATASSTILIQAWLGFKVWRHLGVIPFVMPFLLRRDPRSPMSDALASDADATIQTELARLCSKH, encoded by the coding sequence ATGCGGACCCTGTTGGACACCGCCTTGAAGCGACTGGCCCTGGGCCGCATCCTCGATCCGAGCGCAGTGCTCGGCGGCGCATTTCGCGTGCTTGTCATCCGGGTGATAGGCGCTGCCCTGGCCTATTTGGCGATGGTGATGCTGATCAGGTGGATGGGCGTCGCCGAATTCGGCATCTACAGCTACGTCCTCTCCTGGGCGACCATAGTGGCACTCCTCTTGCCCCTCGGCCTGAATGCGGGCGTTTTGCGGTTCATTCCGGAATACCAGGAGCGTCGCTTTATGGGACGCCTGAAGGGGGTGATCTCCCGATCGCGTCTGATCGTGACCCTGGTGAGCACTTTGGGCGCCGGGATCCTGTTGCTGGGGGTCATAGGCTTCAGGGACAGTCTTCCCTCCGCCTTCGTCATGCCGCTGATCGTGAGCCTCGCCTGCATCCCGGTCTTTGCTCTCATGGACCTCCACGAATCCTTTGCGCGCGCCTTCGGCTGGCCGGCGCTGGCTTACGGGCCACCTTACGTTCTCCAACCGCTGATCGTGCTGATGGCCGCGGGCGCCTTCGTCTTCCTGGGACACCGCCTCGACGCTGCCTTTGCGATGGCCATCATGATGGCCGCCTCCGCCCTCTGCCTGGCTTGGCAGATGGTCTCGGTGCAAGCCGGGATCAGGGAGCGGCTTCGCGGCGTGAAGATCCGCTTCCACACGCGCTATTGGATGGCCATCTCCGTTCCGATGCTGTTGATGGAGGCCTTTCGGGCGCTCCTGGAGCACACGGACATCATCATGCTCGGCTCCTTCGCCGAGCCTGAGACGGTCGCCGCCTATGTCGCATCGGTCAGGACGGCGGGCCTGCTGGGCTTCGTTTTCTTCGCCATCGCCGCCATGGCCGTCCCGAAGATCCCCGAAGCGCATTTCGCTGGTGGTCGGAAGGCCTTGCAGAAGCTCGTCTCCACCATCGTCGCCATGATCTTCCTTCCCTCGCTTTTGCTCGGCGTCGCCCTCCTTGTCTTCGGCCCATGGATATTGACGGTCTTCTCCCCTGATTTCGCATCCGCCTATCCGGCCATGGCCATTGTCATCTGTGGCTACTTATTCCGCGCCGCCACCGGGCCGGTGGAATACATGCTCAATCTCACGGGGCATCAGAGGGAGTGCATCTGGGCCTATGTCGCGGCGTGCGTCTTCAACATCGCCGCCAACCTCGCCCTCATTCCCAGCTTTGGCCTGATGGGAGCGGCCCTTGCAACAGCCTCTTCCACGATCCTGATCCAGGCTTGGTTGGGGTTCAAAGTCTGGCGGCACCTGGGCGTCATACCCTTCGTCATGCCGTTTCTCCTGCGGCGTGATCCGCGCAGTCCGATGTCGGACGCCTTAGCGTCTGACGCCGACGCGACCATCCAAACCGAATTGGCAAGATTATGCTCGAAGCACTAA
- a CDS encoding GNAT family N-acetyltransferase, producing the protein MALIGGEEQPLGVLPLSPLITAPVPVYALTSVWRHRHCFESTPIIREGEEAKFLAALFRDLRRNGVKLFHWPSLALDTAFAEELLQHVRRNGFACQVIQRVDRPLLIAEDQCPDTFMSSVLSKKRLRELRRCRRRLDELGQVRFRVFEGVHDAGEWCQDFLALEASGWKGASGTGTALSCRPEDRAYFEALASGSAARGAALVHSLELDGRPVAMTVNYRDGGRVWAFKTAYDDRLAHLSPGVLVEIEGTRAALRDPNIAWIDACTDGNPGLMNELWPDRRPVVDLLIATSSTSNALVRPVTKIIRSIRRLRSGAGELRRRMRRRGHRSRGGPT; encoded by the coding sequence ATGGCCTTGATCGGTGGCGAGGAACAGCCCTTGGGCGTGTTGCCGTTGTCGCCTCTCATCACGGCTCCGGTCCCGGTCTACGCCTTGACTTCCGTTTGGCGGCATCGCCACTGCTTCGAGTCCACGCCAATTATTCGAGAGGGGGAGGAAGCGAAGTTCCTGGCGGCTCTGTTCCGCGATCTCCGCCGCAATGGGGTCAAGCTGTTCCACTGGCCCTCATTGGCGCTCGATACGGCCTTTGCAGAGGAACTTCTGCAACATGTGCGCCGCAACGGCTTCGCCTGCCAGGTCATCCAGCGCGTTGATCGACCTCTGCTGATTGCGGAGGATCAATGTCCCGACACCTTCATGTCCTCCGTGCTGTCAAAGAAGCGCCTGCGGGAGCTGCGCCGCTGCAGGCGCCGTCTGGATGAGTTGGGCCAAGTCCGTTTTCGTGTCTTTGAAGGCGTCCACGATGCTGGCGAATGGTGCCAGGATTTTCTGGCGCTGGAGGCCTCGGGCTGGAAGGGAGCGAGCGGCACCGGGACCGCCTTGTCCTGTCGGCCAGAGGATCGCGCCTACTTCGAGGCCCTCGCCTCCGGCAGTGCCGCGCGCGGCGCAGCATTGGTCCATAGCCTCGAACTGGATGGCCGACCGGTCGCGATGACGGTCAATTACCGTGACGGGGGTCGGGTTTGGGCCTTCAAGACGGCTTATGACGACCGCCTTGCGCATCTGTCGCCGGGAGTGCTGGTGGAGATCGAAGGAACGCGTGCAGCCCTTCGTGATCCGAACATAGCCTGGATCGACGCCTGTACGGACGGCAATCCGGGCCTGATGAACGAGTTGTGGCCGGACCGTCGGCCCGTGGTGGATCTCTTGATCGCCACGTCGTCCACATCCAACGCCCTGGTCCGCCCGGTGACGAAGATCATCCGGTCCATTCGCAGGCTGCGATCCGGCGCAGGCGAACTCCGCCGCAGGATGCGCAGGCGGGGTCACCGGTCGCGCGGCGGCCCGACCTGA
- a CDS encoding IlvD/Edd family dehydratase, translating to MSHPVQPRTLRSRAWFDNPSNADMTALYLERYLNYGLSLEELQSGKPIIGIAQTGSDLSPCNRHHLELAKRVREGIRESGGIAIEFPVHPIQETGKRPTAGLDRNLAYLGLVEVLYGYPIDGVVLTIGCDKTTPACLMAAATVNLPAIALSVGPMLNGWFRGVRTGSGTIVWKARELMAAGEIDYAGFIKLVASSAPSTGFCNSMGTATTMNSLAEVLGMQLPGSAAIPAPYRDRQEMAYRTGKRIVDMVHEDLKPSDIMTRDAFINAIRVNSAIGGSTNAPVHLNGLARHIGVELSVDDWQAYGEEIPLLVNLQPAGEYLGEDYYRAGGVPAVVNQLMLQGLIVEDTMTVNGRTLGDNCRGAEIIDEEVIRPFDRPLMTHAGFRVLKGNLFDNAIMKLSVISAEFRERYLSNPDDPMAYEGKAIVFDGPEDYHARIDDPSLEIDEHSVLFMRGAGPIGYPGAAEVVNMRAPDYLLKQGIHTLACIGDGRQSGTSGSPSILNASPEAAAGGGLSLLRTGDRVRIDLERGTANMLVPEEELEARRAAMQDAGGYPYPAHQTPWQEIQRGIVSQLDVGMVLKPALAYQRLAQGGINGKGPLVPRDNH from the coding sequence ATGAGCCATCCTGTCCAGCCCAGAACCCTTCGCTCTCGCGCATGGTTCGACAATCCCTCGAATGCCGACATGACGGCGCTCTATCTCGAGCGCTACCTGAATTACGGCCTGTCGCTGGAGGAGCTGCAATCGGGCAAGCCCATCATCGGCATCGCCCAGACCGGCTCTGACCTGTCCCCCTGCAACCGTCATCATCTGGAGCTCGCCAAGCGTGTCCGCGAGGGCATCCGCGAGTCGGGCGGCATTGCAATCGAGTTCCCCGTCCACCCGATCCAGGAGACCGGCAAGCGCCCGACCGCTGGCCTTGACCGCAATCTCGCTTATCTCGGCCTGGTGGAAGTCCTCTACGGTTATCCTATCGACGGGGTGGTCCTCACTATCGGCTGCGACAAGACCACGCCGGCCTGCCTCATGGCGGCCGCGACCGTGAACCTCCCCGCCATCGCCCTCTCCGTCGGCCCCATGCTGAACGGCTGGTTCCGGGGTGTGCGCACTGGCTCGGGCACGATCGTATGGAAGGCCCGTGAGCTGATGGCGGCGGGAGAGATCGACTATGCCGGCTTCATCAAGCTCGTAGCCTCGTCAGCCCCCTCCACGGGCTTCTGCAACTCCATGGGGACGGCGACGACGATGAATTCCTTGGCTGAAGTGCTGGGGATGCAGCTCCCCGGCTCCGCCGCCATTCCGGCCCCCTATCGCGACCGTCAGGAGATGGCCTATCGCACGGGCAAGCGCATCGTCGACATGGTTCATGAGGATCTGAAGCCCTCCGACATCATGACCCGCGACGCCTTCATCAATGCGATCAGGGTCAACTCCGCCATCGGCGGCTCGACCAACGCGCCCGTGCACTTGAACGGATTGGCTCGGCACATCGGTGTCGAGCTTTCCGTCGACGACTGGCAGGCCTATGGCGAGGAAATCCCCCTGCTTGTGAACCTGCAGCCCGCCGGCGAATATCTCGGCGAGGACTACTATCGCGCCGGCGGTGTTCCCGCCGTGGTGAACCAGTTGATGCTTCAGGGCCTGATTGTTGAAGACACCATGACCGTGAACGGTCGCACCCTCGGCGACAATTGCCGTGGTGCGGAGATCATCGATGAGGAGGTCATTCGCCCATTTGACCGCCCGCTCATGACCCATGCGGGCTTCCGCGTGCTGAAGGGCAACCTCTTCGACAACGCCATCATGAAGCTCTCGGTGATCTCGGCCGAGTTCCGCGAGCGATACCTGTCGAACCCCGACGATCCCATGGCGTACGAAGGCAAGGCGATCGTCTTCGACGGACCTGAGGACTATCACGCCCGAATCGATGACCCATCCTTGGAAATCGATGAGCATTCGGTCCTTTTCATGCGCGGCGCCGGCCCGATCGGCTATCCCGGTGCGGCCGAGGTCGTCAACATGCGCGCCCCCGATTACCTCCTCAAGCAGGGCATCCATACCCTCGCCTGCATCGGCGACGGCCGCCAGTCCGGCACCTCCGGTTCGCCGTCCATCCTCAATGCATCGCCCGAGGCTGCGGCCGGTGGCGGATTGTCCCTGCTCCGAACCGGCGACCGCGTGCGCATCGACCTGGAGCGCGGCACCGCGAATATGCTGGTGCCGGAGGAAGAGCTCGAGGCACGTCGCGCAGCCATGCAGGACGCGGGAGGCTATCCCTACCCCGCCCACCAGACCCCCTGGCAGGAGATCCAGCGCGGCATCGTCTCCCAACTCGATGTGGGCATGGTGCTCAAGCCGGCACTCGCCTATCAGCGCCTGGCTCAAGGCGGCATCAACGGCAAGGGCCCCCTTGTCCCTCGCGACAATCACTGA
- a CDS encoding class I SAM-dependent methyltransferase, with protein sequence MTTDTAHLAWNDRWSNAEGRHDWLTPEQDVVACAQRLLQAQGSVRALYLGCGVGRHSLEFARMGLDVSAVDMAGAGLDELRRVATHATLDVKTYHAPMTQLPFPDAHFDYVLAFNVIYHGDETVVRETIAEIKRVLRPGGVYQGTMLSKRNANYGQGTEIAPSTFVKADDDDDKVHPHLYCDAKELVEFFDGFELLSLEDRVHSVPGSWHWHMIAERRL encoded by the coding sequence ATGACGACAGATACCGCTCATCTCGCGTGGAACGACCGCTGGAGCAATGCCGAAGGGCGGCACGACTGGCTCACACCGGAGCAGGATGTGGTGGCCTGCGCGCAGCGACTCCTGCAGGCGCAGGGCTCCGTGCGCGCTCTCTACCTTGGATGCGGGGTCGGCCGACATTCCCTGGAGTTCGCAAGAATGGGCCTGGACGTATCCGCCGTGGACATGGCCGGTGCGGGACTCGACGAACTTCGACGCGTGGCAACACATGCCACTCTCGACGTCAAAACCTATCACGCTCCCATGACACAACTGCCGTTTCCGGATGCCCACTTCGATTACGTCCTTGCCTTCAACGTCATCTATCATGGGGACGAGACCGTCGTCCGCGAGACGATCGCCGAGATCAAGCGCGTCCTGCGGCCGGGAGGCGTCTATCAGGGGACGATGCTGTCAAAGCGAAACGCCAATTACGGACAGGGCACAGAGATCGCGCCGAGCACGTTCGTGAAGGCCGACGACGACGACGACAAGGTCCATCCGCATCTCTATTGCGACGCGAAAGAGCTGGTGGAGTTCTTCGACGGCTTCGAGCTGCTTTCCCTGGAGGATCGGGTCCATTCCGTGCCGGGGTCCTGGCACTGGCATATGATCGCGGAACGACGTTTGTAA
- a CDS encoding TetR/AcrR family transcriptional regulator, with the protein MPDRKDSIALTESRNKALHGERGRQRGNVDRERLLDVASVLFAEKGYRATSLDDVGSALGMSKSSLYHYVASKDEILIGLYDRLYELVEARIQEITAEDLPPDEKLRKMAAAYIDLITTHVDIFAMAWRNEHELSPRNRLSIRRRHRRMERVFEAVIVDGQRQGLLAELNPRLMELAMFGMIMFIQYWYRNAKIPREEIAADFLSLLESGWRLGARRGIPAASKKPFEGVDRALTLLQQELNNLKMA; encoded by the coding sequence ATGCCGGACCGCAAGGACAGCATCGCCCTCACCGAATCTCGCAACAAGGCGCTTCACGGAGAACGTGGACGCCAGCGCGGCAATGTCGATCGCGAGCGTCTCCTCGACGTCGCCTCCGTGTTGTTTGCGGAAAAGGGCTACCGGGCAACGTCCTTGGACGATGTCGGCAGCGCCTTGGGCATGAGCAAATCGAGCCTCTACCACTACGTCGCGTCCAAGGACGAGATCCTGATCGGACTCTATGATCGGCTTTACGAGCTGGTCGAGGCCCGCATCCAGGAGATCACCGCGGAGGACCTGCCTCCCGACGAGAAGCTTCGCAAGATGGCCGCCGCCTACATCGATCTCATCACCACCCATGTCGATATCTTCGCCATGGCGTGGCGCAACGAGCACGAGCTCTCCCCTCGCAACCGGCTGTCCATCCGGCGCCGGCATCGGCGCATGGAGCGGGTGTTCGAAGCGGTCATCGTCGACGGTCAGCGACAGGGCCTGCTGGCGGAGCTGAACCCCCGCCTCATGGAACTGGCCATGTTCGGCATGATCATGTTCATCCAATACTGGTACAGAAACGCGAAGATCCCGCGTGAGGAGATCGCCGCGGATTTTCTGTCCCTCCTCGAATCGGGCTGGAGGCTCGGTGCCCGCCGAGGCATCCCCGCTGCATCGAAGAAGCCCTTCGAAGGCGTGGACCGAGCGCTCACTCTGCTTCAGCAGGAGCTGAACAACCTGAAAATGGCGTGA
- the yghU gene encoding glutathione-dependent disulfide-bond oxidoreductase translates to MTSSTEYTPPKVWSWTKESGGRFASINRPISGPTHDKGLPVGKHPLQLYSLATPNGVKVTVMLEELLARGHKGAEYDAWLIKIGDGEQFGSGFVAINPNSKIPALMDRSGPKPIRVFESGAILVYLAEKFGAFLPTEAAARAECLSWLFWQMGAAPYLGGGFGHFYAYAPLKIEYAIDRFAMEVKRQMDVLDRRLAESEYLAGDAYTIADMAVWPWYGGLAKGLQYDAAEFLQVHEYTHVIRWADQIAKRPAVQRGRMVNRITGDPASQLHERHDASDFETKTQDKLQAVS, encoded by the coding sequence ATGACAAGCTCGACCGAGTACACGCCGCCGAAGGTTTGGAGCTGGACAAAGGAGAGCGGGGGCAGGTTCGCCAGCATCAATCGTCCCATCTCCGGCCCAACCCACGACAAGGGGCTGCCGGTGGGGAAGCATCCCCTGCAACTCTATTCCTTAGCGACACCCAACGGCGTCAAGGTCACGGTCATGCTGGAGGAGCTGCTGGCCCGGGGACATAAGGGGGCCGAGTACGACGCCTGGCTGATCAAGATCGGCGATGGCGAACAGTTCGGCAGCGGTTTCGTGGCCATCAATCCGAATTCCAAGATCCCGGCGCTGATGGATCGCAGCGGGCCGAAACCCATCCGGGTGTTCGAGTCCGGCGCGATCCTGGTCTATCTCGCGGAAAAGTTCGGGGCGTTTCTGCCGACCGAGGCAGCGGCGCGGGCGGAGTGCCTGTCCTGGCTGTTCTGGCAAATGGGGGCGGCGCCCTATCTGGGCGGCGGGTTCGGGCACTTCTATGCCTATGCGCCCCTCAAGATCGAATATGCCATCGACCGCTTCGCCATGGAGGTCAAGCGCCAGATGGACGTCCTGGACCGGCGCCTGGCGGAGAGCGAATATCTCGCGGGCGATGCGTATACGATCGCGGACATGGCCGTGTGGCCCTGGTATGGGGGCTTGGCCAAGGGGCTGCAATATGACGCCGCCGAGTTCCTGCAGGTGCATGAATACACGCATGTCATTCGCTGGGCCGACCAGATCGCCAAGAGGCCGGCGGTGCAACGCGGGCGGATGGTGAATCGCATCACCGGCGACCCGGCAAGCCAGCTGCATGAGCGGCATGATGCCAGCGACTTCGAGACGAAGACGCAGGACAAGCTGCAGGCGGTCAGCTAG
- a CDS encoding enoyl-CoA hydratase/isomerase family protein, with the protein MKSPIRVEKSGHIAWMYLDRPEKLNAMTIDTWALMGDLLRELNADLEIRVLVIAGEGRAFLAGHDVGEIKEHSEHISSGQIGASQLREWQKKLQDTTRLIRLVRFPVIAAVQGYAVGAGCELVFACDLVVAERAAKFGFPEVNIGATITNGGTFFMPRKVGLAKARELAYTGEFIDGEEAHRIGLVNRLAAEGEVRAEAAKLAQQIASRAPIAVQAHKVMLDRGMEASLEVMLHFETECMIQSNLSKDSLEGTSAWLEKRQPNFTGT; encoded by the coding sequence ATGAAGTCACCGATCAGGGTCGAGAAATCAGGGCATATCGCGTGGATGTATCTGGATCGGCCTGAAAAGCTGAATGCCATGACCATCGACACCTGGGCCCTGATGGGTGACTTGCTCCGCGAGCTGAATGCGGATTTGGAAATCCGGGTCCTGGTCATCGCCGGAGAGGGACGCGCCTTCCTGGCGGGCCACGATGTCGGCGAGATTAAGGAGCATTCGGAGCATATCAGCTCCGGTCAGATCGGCGCCAGCCAGCTGCGGGAGTGGCAGAAGAAGCTGCAGGACACCACGCGCCTCATCCGGCTGGTCCGTTTCCCCGTGATCGCCGCCGTGCAAGGTTATGCGGTCGGTGCGGGCTGTGAGCTGGTCTTCGCCTGCGATCTCGTCGTCGCCGAGCGTGCGGCGAAATTCGGCTTCCCCGAGGTGAATATCGGCGCCACCATCACCAACGGCGGGACCTTCTTTATGCCGCGGAAGGTGGGCTTGGCCAAGGCCCGCGAGCTCGCCTATACGGGTGAGTTCATCGACGGCGAGGAGGCTCACCGAATCGGTCTGGTGAATCGCCTGGCTGCGGAGGGCGAGGTTCGCGCCGAGGCCGCCAAGCTGGCCCAGCAGATCGCCAGCCGTGCCCCGATCGCAGTCCAGGCGCACAAGGTCATGCTCGACAGGGGCATGGAGGCCTCACTTGAGGTCATGCTGCATTTCGAAACCGAGTGCATGATCCAGTCCAACCTGTCGAAGGACAGCCTGGAGGGCACCTCCGCTTGGCTTGAGAAGCGGCAGCCGAATTTCACGGGCACATGA
- a CDS encoding AMP-binding protein: MTSFAMGERTIVHVLREACRAHPDKAWLRSDAGDMSYAAMETLSNRLAHGLVNAGVQPGDTLLVMMPDSAEQIAIWIACAKLGIIEVPVNTAYRGEFLAHIMNDCGAKSAIIGAGFAERLVDIRDRLQSLQQVYAFTVEGEDAVSAFRDVQGLRVAAFESLISGDEAEAGGLPPESQVMSIMYTSGTTGGSKGVMVSHAHAFEYAAGCAGVLEIHDQDVYYTAGLPLFHVAGKWGVIFGAALFGATAALPRQFSARKFWDDVRRFKVTATYLLGAMANFLQRQPPLPEDADNPLGKVLMCPLLPDVGEFAERFDVRIASAYGSTEVNAPLSMPLARHVADSQNVGKIRHDRFDVMVADENDMPVPPGTLGEILVRPKQPWITMLGYWNQPAQTVKMWRNLWLHSGDAGRYDEAGTFYFVDRIQDTIRRRGENISSMEVEGLLCQHPAIAECAVFPVSSIHTEHEVMAAIVLKPQETLSPEDLIRFAEPRMPHFMIPRFLEFAAELPKTPTGKVKKHILREAGRTSATWDRESAGITLKK, from the coding sequence ATGACGTCCTTCGCTATGGGCGAGCGAACGATCGTACATGTGTTGCGCGAGGCCTGCCGGGCGCATCCTGATAAAGCCTGGCTCCGTTCGGATGCCGGCGATATGAGCTATGCGGCGATGGAGACCCTGTCGAACCGATTGGCCCATGGTCTCGTGAATGCCGGCGTGCAGCCGGGCGATACCCTGCTCGTCATGATGCCGGATTCGGCCGAGCAGATCGCCATCTGGATCGCCTGCGCAAAGCTCGGCATCATAGAGGTGCCGGTGAATACCGCCTATCGCGGCGAGTTCCTGGCCCACATCATGAACGATTGCGGGGCAAAATCGGCGATTATCGGCGCGGGATTCGCGGAACGGCTCGTGGATATCCGCGACCGGTTGCAAAGCCTGCAGCAGGTCTATGCGTTCACCGTCGAGGGCGAGGACGCGGTGTCAGCCTTCCGGGACGTGCAGGGCCTGAGGGTGGCTGCGTTCGAGAGCCTGATTTCCGGGGACGAGGCCGAGGCCGGCGGCCTGCCGCCGGAATCGCAGGTGATGTCGATCATGTATACGTCGGGGACGACGGGAGGCTCCAAGGGAGTGATGGTGTCTCATGCCCATGCCTTCGAATATGCGGCGGGCTGTGCCGGGGTCCTGGAGATCCACGACCAGGACGTCTATTATACAGCGGGTCTGCCGCTGTTCCATGTGGCGGGCAAATGGGGGGTGATCTTCGGTGCCGCCCTTTTCGGTGCCACGGCCGCCCTGCCGCGCCAGTTCAGCGCGCGGAAATTCTGGGACGACGTGCGCCGGTTCAAGGTCACGGCGACGTACCTGCTCGGCGCCATGGCCAATTTCCTGCAGCGTCAACCACCCTTGCCGGAGGATGCGGACAATCCCCTGGGCAAGGTGCTGATGTGTCCGCTGCTGCCGGATGTGGGGGAGTTCGCCGAGCGCTTCGACGTGAGGATCGCTTCGGCCTATGGATCGACGGAAGTCAATGCGCCGCTCTCCATGCCCCTCGCACGGCACGTCGCGGACAGTCAGAATGTCGGCAAGATCAGACATGACCGGTTCGACGTGATGGTCGCGGACGAGAACGACATGCCGGTGCCGCCGGGGACGTTGGGAGAGATCCTGGTGCGCCCGAAGCAGCCCTGGATCACGATGCTCGGCTACTGGAACCAGCCGGCGCAGACCGTCAAGATGTGGCGCAATTTGTGGCTGCACAGCGGGGATGCGGGCCGGTATGACGAGGCGGGCACTTTCTATTTCGTGGATCGGATCCAGGACACCATCCGACGCCGCGGCGAGAACATCTCCTCCATGGAGGTCGAGGGACTTCTGTGCCAGCATCCTGCCATCGCCGAATGCGCCGTCTTTCCCGTCTCCTCCATCCATACCGAACATGAGGTGATGGCGGCGATCGTGCTCAAGCCGCAGGAGACGCTTTCACCTGAGGATCTCATCCGCTTCGCCGAGCCAAGGATGCCGCATTTCATGATCCCGCGGTTTCTCGAATTCGCGGCAGAGCTGCCCAAGACGCCCACGGGAAAGGTGAAGAAGCACATTTTGAGGGAGGCGGGCCGAACGTCTGCCACGTGGGACCGGGAAAGTGCAGGCATCACGCTGAAGAAATAG
- a CDS encoding DUF2161 domain-containing phosphodiesterase, giving the protein METALYVPVKAFLERLGYVVKGEIGGCDLVGLSGEDPPVVVIGELKQVFNLELVLQGVDRLAASDEVWLAAKLSKLGKGREGDARFRNLCRRLGLGLLGVTPAGEVQVLVSPEAATPRRNPKRRSRLIHEHRRRRGDPAVGGQSRMPLMTAYRQRALGCAAALAHGARRPRDLKQDYADAAAILLRNVYGWFERVERGSYRLTQAGEDALLRWPQGPGQAEGSTAPSLPRFQQEDVSIGAVRR; this is encoded by the coding sequence TTGGAAACAGCGCTTTACGTGCCGGTGAAAGCGTTCCTCGAACGCCTTGGCTATGTGGTCAAAGGCGAGATCGGCGGCTGCGATCTGGTGGGACTGAGCGGCGAAGACCCGCCCGTCGTGGTCATCGGGGAGCTGAAACAGGTTTTCAATCTCGAGCTGGTCCTCCAGGGCGTCGATCGGCTGGCTGCGAGCGACGAGGTGTGGCTGGCAGCCAAGCTCTCCAAGTTGGGGAAGGGACGCGAGGGGGATGCGCGATTCCGAAATCTCTGCCGCCGCCTCGGACTCGGCCTGCTCGGTGTTACGCCGGCGGGGGAGGTCCAGGTGCTTGTGAGCCCAGAGGCCGCGACTCCGCGCCGAAACCCGAAGCGCCGGTCGCGCTTGATCCATGAGCATCGGCGGCGCCGTGGCGACCCGGCCGTCGGGGGCCAGTCGCGAATGCCATTGATGACGGCCTACCGGCAGCGCGCCCTCGGTTGTGCGGCGGCCTTGGCGCATGGCGCACGGCGTCCGAGGGATCTGAAACAAGACTATGCCGATGCAGCAGCCATCCTGCTGCGGAATGTCTATGGGTGGTTCGAGCGCGTGGAGCGGGGTTCATACCGGCTGACGCAGGCCGGTGAAGACGCACTGCTGCGGTGGCCGCAAGGACCCGGCCAGGCGGAGGGGAGCACCGCCCCAAGCCTGCCTCGTTTTCAACAAGAAGACGTCTCGATCGGTGCCGTGCGGCGTTGA
- a CDS encoding TIGR03620 family F420-dependent LLM class oxidoreductase produces the protein MMRTLGRVGVWYSIDRLDEAEIRQLLGRVEDLGYSALWYPEALGYESLSIASFMLANTKKLIIGSSIANIYARDPFTSRRGLRTLSRLYDDRFILGLGVSHVPLVEGVRGHVYEKPVAAMRRYLDGVYDDRRDTAEWPLVIAALGPMMLKLAGERSAGAVPYNVTPEHTRTARAILGPGKLLAVEQKVCLETDATVARGLARHELARYMTLPNYRNNWLRIGFTEADLADGGSDRFLDAMVLWGEPAQIAQGLRAHLEAGADHVCIQPVHADGDVEGRDRTLTALATFQGS, from the coding sequence ATGATGAGGACATTGGGAAGAGTCGGGGTCTGGTATTCGATCGACCGGCTGGACGAAGCCGAAATCAGACAGTTGCTGGGCCGGGTTGAAGACCTCGGCTATTCGGCCCTCTGGTATCCGGAAGCGCTCGGATACGAGTCCCTCTCCATTGCCAGCTTCATGCTGGCGAATACCAAGAAATTGATCATCGGCAGCTCCATCGCCAACATCTATGCGCGCGACCCTTTCACCTCCCGGCGCGGCTTGCGGACCTTGTCGCGCCTCTATGACGACCGCTTCATCCTTGGCCTCGGCGTCAGTCACGTGCCCTTGGTCGAGGGGGTTCGCGGTCATGTCTATGAAAAGCCGGTCGCCGCGATGCGCCGCTATCTCGACGGCGTGTATGACGATCGACGGGATACGGCGGAATGGCCCCTGGTGATCGCGGCGCTGGGGCCGATGATGCTGAAGCTGGCGGGGGAGCGTTCAGCCGGCGCCGTTCCGTACAATGTGACGCCAGAGCATACGAGGACCGCGCGGGCCATCCTGGGACCCGGCAAGCTGCTCGCCGTGGAGCAGAAGGTGTGCCTGGAAACGGATGCCACAGTCGCGCGGGGCCTCGCCCGGCACGAGCTGGCGCGCTACATGACGCTGCCGAACTATCGCAACAACTGGCTGCGGATCGGCTTTACGGAAGCCGATCTCGCGGATGGCGGCTCCGACAGGTTCCTCGATGCGATGGTGCTTTGGGGGGAGCCGGCGCAGATCGCCCAGGGATTGAGAGCGCATCTGGAGGCAGGCGCCGATCACGTCTGCATTCAGCCGGTCCATGCCGACGGAGACGTGGAGGGGCGCGACCGAACTTTGACGGCGCTCGCGACCTTCCAGGGTTCCTGA